A window of Rhododendron vialii isolate Sample 1 chromosome 11a, ASM3025357v1 contains these coding sequences:
- the LOC131308906 gene encoding 7-deoxyloganetin glucosyltransferase-like, whose translation MGSIRISEKPHAVCIPYPAQGHINPMLNVAKLLHHKGFHITFVNTEYNHRRLLKTRGPHSLDGLPDFRYETIPDGLPPTDTDVTQDIPALCQSTTKTCLPHFRELLNKLNDTVLSTGPPVTCIVSDGCMSFTVEAAEEFGVPDVLFWTTSACGFLGYTKYKDLVEKGLVPLKDASYLTNGFLETTIDWIPGLENVRFKNLPSFVRTTDPNDLMVNFVIAETERALKASAIIINTFEAFEKPVLDSLSSFLPPIYTLGPLHLMVNQISNERLKSMHSNLWKEESECIDWLDTKKPNSVLYVNFGSITVMTPKQLEVFAWGLANSGYDFLWIVRPDLVVGESAMLPPEFVTETEGRGMLASWCSQEQILKHAAIVGFLTHSGWNSTVESVCAGVPMICWPFFAEQQTNCWFSCGEWGIGMEIDSDVRREEVERQVRELMEGGKGQEMKRKAVEWKEKAKEAAGPGGSSYVNLDKLVTEVLLSK comes from the exons atgggttccATAAGGATATCAGAAAAGCCACACGCAGTGTGCATCCCATACCCAGCACAAGGCCACATTAACCCAATGCTAAATGTGGCAAAGCTCCTGCACCACAAAGGCTTCCACATAACCTTTGTAAACACAGAGTACAACCACAGGCGTTTGCTCAAAACCAGAGGCCCCCACTCCCTCGACGGCTTGCCGGACTTCCGCTACGAAACCATCCCCGACGGCCTCCCGCCCACCGACACCGACGTCACCCAAGACATCCCTGCTCTCTGCCAATCCACCACCAAAACCTGCTTACCGCACTTCCGCGAGTTACTCAACAAACTGAACGATACGGTCTTGTCCACCGGTCCGCCGGTGACGTGTATCGTTTCGGATGGTTGTATGAGTTTTACTGTGGAAGCTGCCGAGGAATTTGGGGTCCCTGATGTGCTTTTCTGGACGACCAGTGCTTGTGGATTCTTGGGTTACACAAAGTATAAAGATCTCGTGGAAAAAGGCCTTGTTCCTTTAAAAG ATGCCAGCTACCTTACAAATGGATTTTTGGAAACAACAATCGATTGGATTCCGGGGCTGGAAAACGTACGATTCAAAAATCTCCCAAGTTTCGTCAGAACCACAGATCCAAACGACCTAATGGTAAACTTTGTGATAGCAGAGACTGAGAGAGCGCTCAAAGCCTCTGCTATCATCATCAATACATTTGAGGCTTTCGAAAAACCTGTCCTCGATTCCCTCTCCTCCTTCCTCCCTCCTATCTACACTCTTGGTCCGCTTCATCTGATGGTGAACCAAATCTCCAACGAGAGATTGAAATCTATGCACTCGAACTTATGGAAAGAAGAATCCGAATGCATCGATTGGCTCGATACCAAAAAGCCCAATTCTGTTTTGTACGTGAACTTCGGAAGCATTACTGTTATGACGCCCAAACAACTCGAGGTATTTGCGTGGGGATTAGCAAACAGCGGGTATGATTTTCTTTGGATTGTAAGGCCGGATTTGGTCGTTGGAGAGTCGGCCATGCTGCCGCCGGAGTTTGTAACAGAGACGGAAGGGAGGGGGATGCTGGCGAGCTGGTGCTCCCAGGAGCAAATTCTGAAACATGCGGCCATCGTGGGGTTTCTGACTCACAGCGGGTGGAACTCAACGGTGGAGAGCGTGTGTGCCGGTGTTCCGATGATTTGTTGGCCGTTTTTTGCCGAGCAACAAACGAATTGTTGGTTTAGCTGTGGTGAGTGGGGGATTGGGATGGAGATCGATAGCGATGTGAGGAGAGAGGAAGTGGAGAGGCAAGTGAGAGAGTTGATGGAGGGGGGGAAGGGCCAGGAGATGAAAAGGAAGGCTGTGGAGTGGAAGGAGAAAGCAAAGGAGGCGGCTGGGCCTGGTGGGTCATCGTACGTCAACTTGGACAAGTTGGTCACTGAGGTGCTCCTATCAAAGTAA
- the LOC131308907 gene encoding uncharacterized protein LOC131308907, with protein sequence MGGWRGILGFDYGIVQAPLGPDISGPELVAAVANAGGLGLLRAPDWESPEYLRGLIRKTRTLTDKPFGIGLVLAFPHRENLKAILDEKVAVLQVYWGECTEELVLEAHQAGVKVVPQVGSFEEAKKAINVGVDAIIVQGREAGGHVIGQDALISLVPRLVDLVGGGGIPVIAAGGIVDGRGYVAALALGAQGVCLGTRFLATDESNAHPTYKRKLLELEETEYTDVFGRARWPGAPQRVLKTPFFAQLTTLPSDENETNQPIIGHSTIHDMEKDIRRLAGTVPNATATGDIESMAMYAGQGVGLINEILPAREVIERLVAEAQFLISHF encoded by the exons a tggggggaTGGAGAGGAATACTGGGTTTTGACTACGGAATAGTGCAGGCACCATTAGGACCCGACATTTCTGGCCCGGAGCTAGTTGCTGCTGTCGCCAATGCTGGTGGACTCGGTCTACTCAGAGCCCCCGACTGG GAGTCGCCAGAGTACTTGAGGGGTTTGATAAGAAAGACCAGGACCTTGACCGATAAACCATTTGGGATTGGTCTTGTTTTAGCATTTCCCCACAGAGAAAATCTAAAGGCCATACTGGATGAAAAGGTTGCTGTGTTGCAAGTTTACTGGGGTGAATGTACGGAGGAGCTAGTCCTTGAAGCTCATCAAGCCGGCGTAAAGGTTGTTCCCCAG GTTGGGAGCTTTGAAGAAGCGAAAAAAGCTATTAATGTTGGTGTAGATGCGATAATTGTCCAAGGGCGGGAAGCAGGAGGGCATGTAATCGGGCAG GATGCATTAATTTCGTTGGTGCCAAGACTAGTTGATCTTGTTGGTGGTGGGGGCATACCAGTAATTGCTGCAGGGGGAATTGTAGACGGACGTGGTTACGTTGCTGCTTTGGCCCTCGGTGCACAGGGTGTCTGTCTAGGCACTAG GTTTCTTGCAACGGATGAAAGCAATGCTCATCCAACGTACAAGAGGAAGTTGCTTGAACTTGAGGAAACAGAATACACAGATGTATTTGGTCGTGCAAGGTGGCCTGGAGCACCTCAGCGTGTCCTGAAGACACCTTTCTTTGCTCAATTGACAACTCTTCCAAGTGATGAAAATGAGACCAATCAACCGATCATTGGCCATTCAACCATTCATGACATG GAAAAAGATATTCGTCGTTTAGCCGGTACTGTTCCAAATGCAACGGCAACGGGTGATATCGAGAGCATGGCAATGTATGCTGGGCAAGGCGTGGGCCTCATCAACGAAATTTTACCCGCGCGCGAAGTGATTGAGAGGCTTGTTGCGGAGGCTCAATTCCTCATCAgtcatttttag